A stretch of Buteo buteo chromosome 21, bButBut1.hap1.1, whole genome shotgun sequence DNA encodes these proteins:
- the LOC142042735 gene encoding ciliary microtubule associated protein 1A-like isoform X1, with protein MAKMEKGEALLLLPGRFHAGSPPGKPLGNSPALAAGSVAASDVDGAWVGTWRPHRPRGLIMAQFTSPGPKYSIPGTTGYLVHNPTKTKAPAYTFQRAKPPGADSCSPGPRYYVQPSITRNGKYVAPAQHMGGLPKITTEVTPGPSDYSTDKANQHLYKCAPAPSMAFRHKAVKTDETPGPGTYTLPRLVGPNTAYTHASPCYSMKGKRKHNGFAEDLAKTPGPAAFPKVEVDTYKKRAPMYTMGSKSGIGGDKTVKPGPADYCPGKVRQPAQISSPALQQPALKHLPLPTGLLRTPDHLTGVTNRRTAGLLPCLGPKPSRVRPKNTSLPLH; from the exons ATGGCCAAGATGGAGAAAGGTGAAGCGTTGCTGCTCCTCCCGGGGAGGTTTCACGCCGGGTCTCCACCAGGGAAGCCCCTCGGCAACTCTCCCGCTCTTGCCGCAGGCTCGGTAGCCGCCTCCGACGTGGACGGAGCCTGGGTGGGCACCTGGAGACCTCATCGCCCACGCGGCCTCATCATGGCCCAGTTCACCAGCCCGGGACCCAAGTACTCGATCCCCGGGACAACAG GTTACCTGGTTCACaatcccaccaaaaccaaagcccCAGCGTACACTTTCCAAAGGGCCAAACCTCCCGGCGCAGACAGTTGCTCTCCGGGCCCTCGGTACTACGTCCAGCCCTCCATCACCAGGAACGGGAAGTACGTGGCTCCGGCACAGCACATGGGCGGACTTCCCAAGATAACGACCGAGGTCACCCCTGGACCAA GTGACTACTCCACCGACAAGGCCAACCAACACCTCTACAAATGCGCGCCGGCGCCGTCCATGGCCTTCCGGCACAAGGCCGTCAAAACCGATGAAACTCCAG GTCCTGGCACCTAcaccctgcccaggctggtggGACCCAACACAGCCTACACCCACGCCAGCCCCTGCTACTCcatgaaagggaagaggaagcacAACGGCTTTGCTGAAGACCTCGCCAAG ACGCCAGGTCCTGCTGCATTCCCCAAGGTGGAAGTGGACACCTACAAAAAAAGGGCTCCCATGTACACGATGGGAAGCAAAAGTGGAATTGGAGGTGACAAAACAGTGAAGCCAGGACCGGCAGACTACTGCCCGGGAAAGGTAAGGCAGCCTGCCCAAATCTCCTCCCCTGCTTTGCAACAACCAGCCCTTAAGCATCTCCCCCTTCCAACGGGGCTTCTCAGAACTCCAGACCACCTTACTGGAGTGACAAACCGCAGGACAGCAGGCCTGCTCCCTTGCCTTGGCCCAAAGCCGAGCAGAGTGAGGCCAAAGAACACATCTTTGCCTCTGCACTAG
- the LOC142042735 gene encoding ciliary microtubule associated protein 1A-like isoform X3 — MAKMEKGSVAASDVDGAWVGTWRPHRPRGLIMAQFTSPGPKYSIPGTTGYLVHNPTKTKAPAYTFQRAKPPGADSCSPGPRYYVQPSITRNGKYVAPAQHMGGLPKITTEVTPGPSDYSTDKANQHLYKCAPAPSMAFRHKAVKTDETPGPGTYTLPRLVGPNTAYTHASPCYSMKGKRKHNGFAEDLAKTPGPAAFPKVEVDTYKKRAPMYTMGSKSGIGGDKTVKPGPADYCPGKVTLIKPQAPAPTFGLRHSLYTTPLLSLQ, encoded by the exons ATGGCCAAGATGGAGAAAG GCTCGGTAGCCGCCTCCGACGTGGACGGAGCCTGGGTGGGCACCTGGAGACCTCATCGCCCACGCGGCCTCATCATGGCCCAGTTCACCAGCCCGGGACCCAAGTACTCGATCCCCGGGACAACAG GTTACCTGGTTCACaatcccaccaaaaccaaagcccCAGCGTACACTTTCCAAAGGGCCAAACCTCCCGGCGCAGACAGTTGCTCTCCGGGCCCTCGGTACTACGTCCAGCCCTCCATCACCAGGAACGGGAAGTACGTGGCTCCGGCACAGCACATGGGCGGACTTCCCAAGATAACGACCGAGGTCACCCCTGGACCAA GTGACTACTCCACCGACAAGGCCAACCAACACCTCTACAAATGCGCGCCGGCGCCGTCCATGGCCTTCCGGCACAAGGCCGTCAAAACCGATGAAACTCCAG GTCCTGGCACCTAcaccctgcccaggctggtggGACCCAACACAGCCTACACCCACGCCAGCCCCTGCTACTCcatgaaagggaagaggaagcacAACGGCTTTGCTGAAGACCTCGCCAAG ACGCCAGGTCCTGCTGCATTCCCCAAGGTGGAAGTGGACACCTACAAAAAAAGGGCTCCCATGTACACGATGGGAAGCAAAAGTGGAATTGGAGGTGACAAAACAGTGAAGCCAGGACCGGCAGACTACTGCCCGGGAAAG GTGACGCTGATCAAGCCCCAGGCCCCTGCTCCCACTTTTGGACTCCGCCATTCCCTCTACACAACTCCTCTACTGTCTCTGCAGTAA
- the LOC142042735 gene encoding ciliary microtubule associated protein 1A-like isoform X4, which yields MQLSGVFRKGYLVHNPTKTKAPAYTFQRAKPPGADSCSPGPRYYVQPSITRNGKYVAPAQHMGGLPKITTEVTPGPSDYSTDKANQHLYKCAPAPSMAFRHKAVKTDETPGPGTYTLPRLVGPNTAYTHASPCYSMKGKRKHNGFAEDLAKTPGPAAFPKVEVDTYKKRAPMYTMGSKSGIGGDKTVKPGPADYCPGKVTLIKPQAPAPTFGLRHSLYTTPLLSLQ from the exons ATGCAACTGAGCGGAGTCTTCAGAAAAG GTTACCTGGTTCACaatcccaccaaaaccaaagcccCAGCGTACACTTTCCAAAGGGCCAAACCTCCCGGCGCAGACAGTTGCTCTCCGGGCCCTCGGTACTACGTCCAGCCCTCCATCACCAGGAACGGGAAGTACGTGGCTCCGGCACAGCACATGGGCGGACTTCCCAAGATAACGACCGAGGTCACCCCTGGACCAA GTGACTACTCCACCGACAAGGCCAACCAACACCTCTACAAATGCGCGCCGGCGCCGTCCATGGCCTTCCGGCACAAGGCCGTCAAAACCGATGAAACTCCAG GTCCTGGCACCTAcaccctgcccaggctggtggGACCCAACACAGCCTACACCCACGCCAGCCCCTGCTACTCcatgaaagggaagaggaagcacAACGGCTTTGCTGAAGACCTCGCCAAG ACGCCAGGTCCTGCTGCATTCCCCAAGGTGGAAGTGGACACCTACAAAAAAAGGGCTCCCATGTACACGATGGGAAGCAAAAGTGGAATTGGAGGTGACAAAACAGTGAAGCCAGGACCGGCAGACTACTGCCCGGGAAAG GTGACGCTGATCAAGCCCCAGGCCCCTGCTCCCACTTTTGGACTCCGCCATTCCCTCTACACAACTCCTCTACTGTCTCTGCAGTAA
- the LOC142042927 gene encoding LOW QUALITY PROTEIN: E3 ubiquitin-protein ligase PHF7-like (The sequence of the model RefSeq protein was modified relative to this genomic sequence to represent the inferred CDS: inserted 2 bases in 1 codon), translated as MSARKQKAPDSMEQACLLCRRAEADPALCGDKLEKRGLCAHVFCLFFASGLFRRGAREAGLMGFLPEDIECTIAWAAQKHCFVCGESGAAILCQETGCDRSFHLPCAVEGGCVTQFFRLYRAFCWEHRPEQAVEAAPEENTTCLICLDLVEERKSYGTMVCPACRHAWFHRGCIQVGAVPSPPGFARPRSTAGARQHQGLTXVPLTFLLLQAQALCAGILFQCPLCRDTEHFLSDMITMGIRVPIRLPSWENRHQYAELGERHSRCDARECLCPGGREQAEQEGPWQLLLCCSCAAEGTHRRCSDLRSSTDSWECDACAGLGTASSASSELAGPSTASQAGSGQSLRSPAPETSSPSTASQLPAGSSCGSPPSETSSPSTASQAASRSQGSPPLQGSSRSSPPGPDRVRNSSRLQRRAQHPYSRPRRRRDRSRAPAPSAETSTPSQAAPGPSHSSPAPETSSTSTASQLPAGSSSGSPALESSGSSSPPGPVRMRDRSRLQRRAQHPYSRPGRRHGTSRAPSLSAGPDPPPPAQ; from the exons ATGTCCGCAAGGAAGCAGAAGGCCCCCGACTCGATGGAGCAGG CATGCCTGCTGTGTCGCCGGGCAGAGGCTGACCCGGCTCTCTGCGGGGACAAACTGGAGAAGCGAGGGCTCTGTGCCCACGTGTTTTGCCTG ttttttGCCAGCGGGCTTTTTCGGCGAGGGGCCAGGGAAGCAGGACTCATGGGATTTCTCCCCGAGGATATTGAATGTACAATCGCGTGGGCAGCGCAGAAG CACTGCTTCGTCTGTGGCGAGAGCGGGGCCGCCATCCTCTGCCAGGAAACAGGCTGCGACCGCAGCTTCCATCTCCCCTGTGCCGTGGAGGGTGGATGCGTCACCCAATTCTTTAGGCTCTACAG GGCCTTCTGCTGGGAGCACCGCCCAGAGCAGGCAGTGGAGGCGGCTCCGGAGGAGAACACCACCTGCCTCATCTGCCTGGACCTTGTGGAGGAGAGAAAGTCCTACGGCACCATGGTGTGCCCAGCGTGCAGACACGCCTGGTTCCACAGGGGCTGCATCCAGGTAGGAGCCGTTCCCTCGCCCCCGGGATTTGCTCGCCCCCGGAGCACGGCAGGCGCTCGGCAGCACCAGGGCCTCAC CGTGCCCCTTACgtttctcctcctgcaggcACAGGCTCTGTGCGCCGGCATTTTGTTCCAGTGCCCACTTTGTAGAGATACGGAGCACTTTCTCTCAGACATGATCACCATGGGGATCCGAGTCCCCATCAG ACTGCCATCATGGGAGAACAGGCATCAATACGCAGAGCTAGGCGAGAGGCACAGCCGCTGCGATGCCAGGGAGTGCCTTTGTCCcggaggcagggagcaggcagagcaagagGG GCCCTGGCAactgctcctgtgctgctcctgcGCTGCCGAGGGCACCCACAGACGCTGCTCCGACTTGAGGAGCAGCACGGACAGCTGGGAGTGCGACGCGTGTGCTGGCCTGGGCACCG CCTCCAGTGCCAGCTCGGAGCTCGCCGggcccagcactgccagccagGCAGGATCGGGGCAATCGCTCAGGTCTCCGGCACCGgagaccagcagccccagcaccgccagccagctgccagcagggTCCTCCTGCGGCTCCCCACCGTCGgagaccagcagccccagcaccgccaGCCAGGCAGCATCGCGGTCCCAAGGCTCCCCGCCACTTCAGGGCAGCAGCCGCTCCAGCCCCCCTGGGCCCGACCGCGTGCGAAACAGCTCCCGCTTGCAACGCCGGGCCCAACACCCCTACAGCCGGCCCAGAAGACGCCGTGACAGGAGCCGTGCGCCAGCACCAAGTGCTgagaccagcacccccagccaggCGGCGCCGGGGCCGTCCCACAGCTCCCCGGCACCCGagaccagcagcaccagcactgccagccagctgccagcggGGTCCTCCTCTGGCTCCCCAGCGCTCGAGAGCAGCGGAAGCTCCAGCCCCCCTGGGCCCGTGCGGATGCGAGACCGCTCCCGCTTGCAACGCCGGGCCCAACATCCCTACAGCCGGCCCGGACGCCGCCACGGGACCAGCCGTGCGCCATCCCTGAGCGCTGGTCCTGATCCCCCTCCACCCGCACAATAA
- the LOC142042735 gene encoding ciliary microtubule associated protein 1A-like isoform X2 codes for MAKMEKGEALLLLPGRFHAGSPPGKPLGNSPALAAGSVAASDVDGAWVGTWRPHRPRGLIMAQFTSPGPKYSIPGTTGYLVHNPTKTKAPAYTFQRAKPPGADSCSPGPRYYVQPSITRNGKYVAPAQHMGGLPKITTEVTPGPSDYSTDKANQHLYKCAPAPSMAFRHKAVKTDETPGPGTYTLPRLVGPNTAYTHASPCYSMKGKRKHNGFAEDLAKTPGPAAFPKVEVDTYKKRAPMYTMGSKSGIGGDKTVKPGPADYCPGKVTLIKPQAPAPTFGLRHSLYTTPLLSLQ; via the exons ATGGCCAAGATGGAGAAAGGTGAAGCGTTGCTGCTCCTCCCGGGGAGGTTTCACGCCGGGTCTCCACCAGGGAAGCCCCTCGGCAACTCTCCCGCTCTTGCCGCAGGCTCGGTAGCCGCCTCCGACGTGGACGGAGCCTGGGTGGGCACCTGGAGACCTCATCGCCCACGCGGCCTCATCATGGCCCAGTTCACCAGCCCGGGACCCAAGTACTCGATCCCCGGGACAACAG GTTACCTGGTTCACaatcccaccaaaaccaaagcccCAGCGTACACTTTCCAAAGGGCCAAACCTCCCGGCGCAGACAGTTGCTCTCCGGGCCCTCGGTACTACGTCCAGCCCTCCATCACCAGGAACGGGAAGTACGTGGCTCCGGCACAGCACATGGGCGGACTTCCCAAGATAACGACCGAGGTCACCCCTGGACCAA GTGACTACTCCACCGACAAGGCCAACCAACACCTCTACAAATGCGCGCCGGCGCCGTCCATGGCCTTCCGGCACAAGGCCGTCAAAACCGATGAAACTCCAG GTCCTGGCACCTAcaccctgcccaggctggtggGACCCAACACAGCCTACACCCACGCCAGCCCCTGCTACTCcatgaaagggaagaggaagcacAACGGCTTTGCTGAAGACCTCGCCAAG ACGCCAGGTCCTGCTGCATTCCCCAAGGTGGAAGTGGACACCTACAAAAAAAGGGCTCCCATGTACACGATGGGAAGCAAAAGTGGAATTGGAGGTGACAAAACAGTGAAGCCAGGACCGGCAGACTACTGCCCGGGAAAG GTGACGCTGATCAAGCCCCAGGCCCCTGCTCCCACTTTTGGACTCCGCCATTCCCTCTACACAACTCCTCTACTGTCTCTGCAGTAA